The Sesamum indicum cultivar Zhongzhi No. 13 linkage group LG6, S_indicum_v1.0, whole genome shotgun sequence genome has a segment encoding these proteins:
- the LOC105164278 gene encoding uncharacterized protein LOC105164278 isoform X1: MASSLRFNFSIPSTICKSAKPRFQRTKIRCIGWDPEGVLGPPQSGHIARLEFKKRLEKDSEAREAFERQVREEKERMRALRESRVIPDTIEKLVEYFLDTEAQEIEFEIARLRPRLNEEFFSHLKLELGKLRFAVSKTQDMEDRVIELEALQKALQEGIEAYDRMQSELVSARKNLMKLFTSDDVKATLLDLVEQNELNRSLLTLLDENIANAYQGNQIQAAEYMEKIRGAMLKYITV; this comes from the exons ATGGCCTCTTCACTACGCTTCAACTTTTCTATTCCAAGCACCATCTGCAAGTCGGCAAAGCCCAGATTTCAGAGAACCAAAATTCGCTGCATAGGATGG GACCCGGAAGGCGTTCTAGGACCTCCGCAGTCAGGGCACATAGCGAGGCTAGAGTTCAAGAAACGCCTTGAGAAGGATTCTGAGGCCCGAGAAGCTTTCGAACGCCAGGTCCGCGAAGAGAAGGAGCGTATGCGAGCTCTTCGTGAG TCTCGGGTGATACCAGATACTATAGAAAAGTTGGTTGAGTATTTTCTTGATACTGAAGCTCAGGAGATCGAATTCGAGATTGCAAGATTGAGGCCTCg GTTGAATGAAGAATTTTTCTCTCACCTGAAACTTGAGTTAGGAAAACTGAGATTTGCTGTGTCCAAGACTCAG GATATGGAAGACAGAGTAATAGAGCTGGAAGCACTGCAGAAAGCCCTGCAGGAAGGAATAG AAGCATATGATAGAATGCAATCTGAGCTCGTATCAGCAAGGAAGAACTTGATGAAGCTTTTTACATCAGATGATGTCAAGGCTACG TTACTGGACTTGGTTGAGCAGAATGAACTGAATAGATCCTTGTTGActcttcttgatgaaaatattgcaaatgcATATCAGGGGAACCAG ATACAAGCTGCAGAATACATGGAAAAGATTCGTGGGGCTATGCTGAAGTATATAACGGTGTAA
- the LOC105164427 gene encoding 21 kDa protein, whose product IKAECGATRYPAMCVQCLSNYTPPVQQSQRQLAQAALSVSLTRAKSATSFVSKLARIRGIKPMEYQAVKDCIQNMGDTVDQLSRSMKELGAMGRVAGQDFDWRVSNVQTWVSAALTNENTCMDGFRGSAMDGNVKVAIRRRVLDCAQVTSNALALVNRFASRHKVGDSLD is encoded by the coding sequence ATAAAGGCGGAATGCGGAGCCACTCGCTACCCGGCTATGTGCGTCCAGTGTCTCTCCAACTACACCCCCCCAGTCCAGCAAAGCCAGCGCCAGCTGGCTCAAGCCGCGCTGTCGGTGAGCCTAACCCGGGCTAAGTCCGCGACTAGCTTCGTCTCCAAGCTGGCTAGAATCAGAGGCATAAAACCCATGGAGTACCAGGCCGTGAAAGACTGCATACAGAACATGGGGGACACAGTGGATCAGCTGAGCCGCTCCATGAAGGAGCTGGGCGCGATGGGCCGGGTCGCGGGCCAGGACTTCGACTGGCGGGTCAGCAACGTCCAGACATGGGTCAGCGCTGCCCTAACCAATGAGAACACCTGCATGGACGGGTTCCGGGGCTCCGCCATGGACGGAAATGTTAAGGTTGCAATAAGGAGGAGGGTCCTCGACTGCGCACAAGTCACTAGTAATGCACTTGCGTTGGTCAATCGCTTCGCGTCAAGACACAAGGTCGGTGACTCGTTGGATTAA
- the LOC105164278 gene encoding uncharacterized protein LOC105164278 isoform X2, translating to MRALRESRVIPDTIEKLVEYFLDTEAQEIEFEIARLRPRLNEEFFSHLKLELGKLRFAVSKTQDMEDRVIELEALQKALQEGIEAYDRMQSELVSARKNLMKLFTSDDVKATLLDLVEQNELNRSLLTLLDENIANAYQGNQIQAAEYMEKIRGAMLKYITV from the exons ATGCGAGCTCTTCGTGAG TCTCGGGTGATACCAGATACTATAGAAAAGTTGGTTGAGTATTTTCTTGATACTGAAGCTCAGGAGATCGAATTCGAGATTGCAAGATTGAGGCCTCg GTTGAATGAAGAATTTTTCTCTCACCTGAAACTTGAGTTAGGAAAACTGAGATTTGCTGTGTCCAAGACTCAG GATATGGAAGACAGAGTAATAGAGCTGGAAGCACTGCAGAAAGCCCTGCAGGAAGGAATAG AAGCATATGATAGAATGCAATCTGAGCTCGTATCAGCAAGGAAGAACTTGATGAAGCTTTTTACATCAGATGATGTCAAGGCTACG TTACTGGACTTGGTTGAGCAGAATGAACTGAATAGATCCTTGTTGActcttcttgatgaaaatattgcaaatgcATATCAGGGGAACCAG ATACAAGCTGCAGAATACATGGAAAAGATTCGTGGGGCTATGCTGAAGTATATAACGGTGTAA